The following proteins are co-located in the Polypterus senegalus isolate Bchr_013 unplaced genomic scaffold, ASM1683550v1 scaffold_3827, whole genome shotgun sequence genome:
- the LOC120521031 gene encoding zona pellucida sperm-binding protein 4-like gives MARLDCWCLFWMVVCWTGVQFVFAASGDVTNKCDGDKTMTLSFAGSPTVYLQKTSGGLVKVTNNLPGVVLRVMAGRPTLTVPFSSPYGYASEKGSQYVVTVAVGSQSNLKTFTCPKPARRSGSVAERCVVAAGEKLPCGGSSSITQADCEANNCCYDFGSSTSPCYYANDVTVQCTLDGQFVVVVSENVTLPPLDLGSIQLVDSSSPSCSPVTSLSSFVMYQFPVSACGSTVQLAGGNVTYQNTMSAAITVRTGPEGSITRDSVYKLFFQCTYSGSQDVQVEAEVYTVAPPLPVVEQGPFDLELVIATDSSYGSYYVDADYPVTKTLRDPVAVEVHIVNRTDPNLVLTLGDCWVTPGPSASSQPQWSLLVNGCPYSGDNYLTSLVTVDSTSGVANPSHYKRFVFEMFAFLDPVAQQALAEKIFIYCVAAACYPSATDPCTESCPARRSGRAADKLVQIAAFRKNVLLHSGPVLFEADQVPTSRLEQKASFPTGYLVLGAAAAMLMVVLILAVVVVRRLNSQKVNLKF, from the exons ATGGCGCGTTTGGATTGTTGGTGTCTTTTCTGGATGGTCGTTTGCTGGACGGGTGTGCAGTTTGTTTTTGCAGCGTCCGGAGACGTGACAAATAAATGTGACGGGGACAAGACGATGACGCTGTCATTTGCAGGCTCTCCGACGGTTTATCTCCAGA aaacgaGTGGTGGACTCGTAAAGGTAACCAACAATCTCCCAGGAGTTGTCCTCCGTGTAATGGCTGGTCGCCCCACACTAACGGTGCCCTTTTCTTCCCCGTACGGTTATGCGTCTGAAAAG GGCTCTCAATACGTTGTGACTGTTGCTGTTGGATCTCAATCAAATCTGAAAACCTTCACATGCCCTAAACCAG CTCGCCGATCTGGGAGTGTTGCTGAGAGATGTGTAGTTGCAGCCGGTGAGAAGCTCCCTTGTGGAGGGTCTTCCTCCATCACTCAAGCTGACTGTGAAGCCAACAACTGTTGCTACGATTTCGGCAGCAGCACAAGTCCATGCTACTATGCCAATGATG TGACTGTGCAGTGCACTCTGGATGGccagtttgtggtggtggtgtctgAGAATGTGACCCTTCCTCCCTTGGATCTTGGGTCCATCCAGTTGGTGGACAGTAGTTCCCCCAGCTGCAGCCCTGTGACCAGCCTGTCCAGCTTTGTCATGTACCAGTTTCCAGTCAGTGCCTGTGGCAGCACAGTTCAG CTGGCTGGTGGCAATGTGACTTACCAGAACACCATGTCTGCTGCCATCACTGTGAGGACTGGTCCAGAGGGTTCCATCACCAGGGACAGTGTCTACAA gttattcttccagtgcacctactcgggaagccaggatgtgcaagtggaggctgaggtgtatactgtggcgccacctcttccagtagtagaGCAAGGGCCATTTGACCTGGAATTGGTCATTGCAACAG ATTCCTCCTATGGCTCCTACTATGTGGATGCTGACTACCCTGTGACCAAAACTCTGAGGGATCCTGTGGCTGTGGAAGTGCACATCGTGAACAGGACTGACCCTAACCTTGTGCTGACACTTGGGGACTGCTGGGTCACCCCAGGACCTTCTGCTTCTAGTCAGCCCCAGTGGAGCCTTCTGGTGAATGG GTGCCCATACTCGGGAGACAACTATTTGACCAGCTTGGTGACTGtggacagcacatctggagtGGCCAACCCAAGTCATTACAAGAGATTTGTGTTTGAGATGTTTGCTTTTTTGGATCCGGTAGCTCAGCAAGCCTTGGCTGAGAAG atcttcatctactgtgttgCTGCTGCCTGCTATCCCTCTGCCACTGACCCCTGTACTGAGAGCTGCCCTGCAAGAA GATCTGGCAGAGCTGCAGACAAGTTGGTACAAATTGCTGCTTTCAGGAAGAATGTGCTCCTTCACAGTGGTCCTGTGCTCTTTGAGGCTGACCAGGTGCCAACATCCAGACTGGAGCAGAAAG CCTCTTTTCCCACTGGATACCTGGTGCTGGGAGCTGCAGCTGCCATGTTGATGGTGGTCCTGATTTTGGCTGTAGTTGTTGTTAGGCGGTTGAACAGCCAGAAAGTGaatctgaaattttaa